Proteins from one Thioflavicoccus mobilis 8321 genomic window:
- a CDS encoding TusE/DsrC/DsvC family sulfur relay protein — MADKSSSDQPVFDEWGFLEDPDLWNRDLALGIAAELDLPELTEDHWRIIDGLRDHYLTTGNLPAQQILCHELDLIPTCVTDLFGGPIEAWKVAGLPDPGEEARTYMANMEKDIVPLADDDSDGDE; from the coding sequence ATGGCCGACAAATCAAGTTCAGATCAACCGGTCTTTGACGAATGGGGCTTCCTCGAAGACCCGGATCTCTGGAACCGCGATCTGGCCCTCGGGATCGCCGCCGAACTGGATCTCCCGGAGCTGACCGAAGACCACTGGCGAATCATCGATGGGCTACGCGACCATTACCTGACGACCGGTAACCTCCCGGCTCAACAGATCCTGTGTCACGAACTGGATCTTATCCCCACGTGCGTGACGGACCTCTTCGGCGGCCCGATCGAAGCCTGGAAGGTCGCCGGGCTGCCCGACCCGGGCGAGGAGGCCCGCACCTACATGGCGAACATGGAGAAGGACATCGTCCCGCTTGCAGACGACGACAGCGACGGCGATGAGTAA